One segment of Neobacillus endophyticus DNA contains the following:
- a CDS encoding CBO0543 family protein, which yields MNTVKHLNDSSSQPLPKRPLIFWNKHSFACAVLASLLGTYLDLYFVGKGWNQFPERPFPDIFSINILFNLVGLPFLILIFINCLSKVNHWGKAGIVLFVSLLMPILEKLSEMLGFFVHTNRWQHIYTFFGYLLFLTIITIYFHWLEPIQKARQ from the coding sequence ATGAATACTGTAAAACACTTGAACGACTCGAGCTCGCAGCCGTTGCCAAAAAGACCATTAATTTTCTGGAATAAACATTCATTTGCATGTGCCGTCCTTGCTTCGCTGCTTGGAACTTATTTAGACCTTTATTTTGTAGGAAAAGGATGGAATCAATTTCCCGAGAGGCCATTTCCAGATATTTTTTCGATCAATATTTTATTTAATTTAGTAGGATTGCCATTTTTGATTCTGATTTTTATCAATTGTCTTTCCAAAGTGAACCATTGGGGAAAGGCGGGGATTGTTTTGTTTGTCAGCCTGCTAATGCCAATTTTGGAAAAGCTGTCAGAAATGTTAGGCTTTTTTGTCCATACTAATAGGTGGCAGCATATTTATACATTTTTTGGTTATCTTCTATTTTTAACGATTATAACTATTTATTTCCATTGGTTAGAACCCATTCAAAAAGCCAGGCAATAA